In Bombus affinis isolate iyBomAffi1 chromosome 11, iyBomAffi1.2, whole genome shotgun sequence, one genomic interval encodes:
- the LOC126922047 gene encoding tetratricopeptide repeat protein 30A isoform X1, producing MFRRLFSGHECRRHFSNEGSHTRTQSAYSTSALSSPAVLIPLIIKEQRYSETIKVLIILLDFYPISRPCLSLLAHCYFYTQDFIASAQCYEKLVQLCPNESIYKLYHAQSLHQACMYQEAWTICSNIINQSNLEFKVKKLQAAIKYGQEDVVTAKNLVDQCPMDDVDTEINLGCLLYKEEQYEQALKKFVNALQIVGFKPHLSYNVALCYFKLKEYAASLKHIADIIEQGIREHPELGVGMTTEGIEVRSVGNTLTLHETALTEAFNLKAAIEYQLQNYESAKEALTDMPPRSEEELDAVTLHNQALINMDTKPNEGFEKLQFLLQQNPFPPETFANLLLLYCKYQYYDLAADVLAENVHLTYKYLTSYLYDFLDALITQQTSPEEAYRKFDDLGNKHMEILRKATKRVQEARLNHDDSAVKKAVNDYEEALERYVPVLMAQAKIYWELGNYTQVEKIFRKSVEFCNEHDIWKLNVAHTLFMQENKFKEATGFYEPIVRKRYDNILDVSAIVLANLCVSYIMTSQNAEAEGLMKKIEKEEQVVSREDQDKKLFHLCIVNLVIGTLYCSKGNYEFGISRVMKSLEPYNKKLGTDTWFYAKRCFLSLLEQLAKQLVVLKDTILQECIQFLEHCEVYGRDVVTIVEEPFDMQDMFSITPNGKQTVVYEARYLKALFLKLQMS from the exons ATGTTTCGTCGTTTATTTAGCGGCCACGAGTGCCGACGACATTTCTCCAACGAGGGAAGTCACACACGCACTCAATCTGCGTATAGTACTAGTGCGCTATCGAGCCCTGCAGTGCTTATACCGCTTATA ATTAAAGAACAACGATATTCAGAAACAATAAAAGTTTTGATTATTCTTCTAGATTTTTACCCCATT TCTAGGCCTTGTTTGTCTCTTCTTGCTCACTGTTATTTTTATACACAAGATTTCATAGCTTCTGCACAATGTTATGAAAAATTAGTTCAATTATGTCCTAATGAAAGTATATATAAGTTGTATCATGCTCAATCTTTGCACCAAGCATGTATGTATCAAGAGGCTTGGACAATATGTTCCAACATCATTAACCAAAGTAATTTGGAATTTAAAGTAAAGAAACTACAAGCAGCAATAAAATATGGGCAAGAAGATGTTGTCACTGCGAAAAATCTTGTAGATCAATGTCCAATGGATGATGTTGATACAGAAATTAATTTAGGATGTCTTCTATATAAG GAGGAACAGTATGAACAAGCTctaaaaaaatttgtaaatgCATTGCAAATTGTAGGTTTCAAGCCTCATTTATCGTACAATGTGGCACtttgttattttaaattaaaagaatatGCTGCATCATTAAAACATATCG CTGATATTATAGAACAAGGAATAAGGGAACATCCAGAATTAGGAGTGGGTATGACAACAGAAGGTATAGAAGTACGCAGTGTTGGAAATACATTAACACTTCATGAAACAGCTTTAACAGAAGCATTTAACTTGAAAGCAGCCATAGAATATCAATTACAAAATT ATGAATCAGCAAAAGAAGCATTAACAGATATGCCTCCTAGATCTGAAGAAGAACTTGATGCTGTCACTTTGCATAATCAGGCTTTAATAAATATGGATACAAAACCAAATGAGGGATTTGAGAAACTTCAGTTTTTACTACAACAAAATCCATTTCCACCTGAAACTTTTGCAAacttattattgttatattgcAAATACCAATATTATGATCTAGCAGCAGATGTTCTTGCTGAAAATGTACACTTGACCTATAAATATTTAACATCA TATTTATATGATTTTTTGGATGCATTAATCACACAACAAACTTCACCAGAAGAAGCATATCGCAAATTTGACGATCTCGGTAACAAACATATGGAAATATTGCGGAAAGCAACAAAAAGAGTTCAGGAAGCACGATTAAATCATGACGATAGCGCTGTTAAAAAAGCTGTTAATGATTACGAGGAAGCTTTAGAAAGATATGTTCCAGTTTTAATGGCACAGGCTAAAATTTACTGGGAACTTGGAAATTATACGCAAGTCGAAAAAATTTTTAGGAAAAGCGTCGAATTTTGCAATGAACATGATATATGGAAATTAAATGTAGCTCACACCCTTTTTATGCAAGAAAATAAGTTTAAAGAAGCAACGGGATTTTATGAGCCAATTGTTAGAAAAAGATATGATAAT ATTTTAGATGTGAGCGCTATAGTACTCGCAAATTTATGTGTAAGTTATATCATGACATCCCAAAATGCGGAAGCTGAAGGATTAatgaaaaagatagaaaaagaagAGCAAGTTGTTTCACGAGAGGATcaagataaaaaattatttcatttatgtaTTGTGAATTTGGTAATCGGAACTTTATATTGTTCTAAAGGAAATTACGAATTCGGGATATCTAGAGTGATGAAAAGTTTGGAACCTTACAATAAAAAGTTAGGAACAGATACTTGGTTTTACGCGAAGAGGTGTTTTCTGTCCCTTTTAGAACAGTTGGCTAAACAATTAGTAGTTTTAAAAGACACTATACTCCAGGAGTGTATACAATTTTTAGAACACTGTGAAG TTTACGGAAGGGACGTGGTAACAATAGTAGAAGAGCCTTTTGATATGCAAGATATGTTTTCTATTACTCCAAATGGAAAGCAAACGGTTGTTTATGAAGCGCGATATTTGAAAGCCCTATTTTTAAAATTACAGatgtcttaa
- the LOC126922047 gene encoding tetratricopeptide repeat protein 30A isoform X4, with product MFRRLFSGHECRRHFSNEGSHTRTQSAYSTSALSSPAVLIPLISRPCLSLLAHCYFYTQDFIASAQCYEKLVQLCPNESIYKLYHAQSLHQACMYQEAWTICSNIINQSNLEFKVKKLQAAIKYGQEDVVTAKNLVDQCPMDDVDTEINLGCLLYKEEQYEQALKKFVNALQIVGFKPHLSYNVALCYFKLKEYAASLKHIADIIEQGIREHPELGVGMTTEGIEVRSVGNTLTLHETALTEAFNLKAAIEYQLQNYESAKEALTDMPPRSEEELDAVTLHNQALINMDTKPNEGFEKLQFLLQQNPFPPETFANLLLLYCKYQYYDLAADVLAENVHLTYKYLTSYLYDFLDALITQQTSPEEAYRKFDDLGNKHMEILRKATKRVQEARLNHDDSAVKKAVNDYEEALERYVPVLMAQAKIYWELGNYTQVEKIFRKSVEFCNEHDIWKLNVAHTLFMQENKFKEATGFYEPIVRKRYDNILDVSAIVLANLCVSYIMTSQNAEAEGLMKKIEKEEQVVSREDQDKKLFHLCIVNLVIGTLYCSKGNYEFGISRVMKSLEPYNKKLGTDTWFYAKRCFLSLLEQLAKQLVVLKDTILQECIQFLEHCEVYGRDVVTIVEEPFDMQDMFSITPNGKQTVVYEARYLKALFLKLQMS from the exons ATGTTTCGTCGTTTATTTAGCGGCCACGAGTGCCGACGACATTTCTCCAACGAGGGAAGTCACACACGCACTCAATCTGCGTATAGTACTAGTGCGCTATCGAGCCCTGCAGTGCTTATACCGCTTATA TCTAGGCCTTGTTTGTCTCTTCTTGCTCACTGTTATTTTTATACACAAGATTTCATAGCTTCTGCACAATGTTATGAAAAATTAGTTCAATTATGTCCTAATGAAAGTATATATAAGTTGTATCATGCTCAATCTTTGCACCAAGCATGTATGTATCAAGAGGCTTGGACAATATGTTCCAACATCATTAACCAAAGTAATTTGGAATTTAAAGTAAAGAAACTACAAGCAGCAATAAAATATGGGCAAGAAGATGTTGTCACTGCGAAAAATCTTGTAGATCAATGTCCAATGGATGATGTTGATACAGAAATTAATTTAGGATGTCTTCTATATAAG GAGGAACAGTATGAACAAGCTctaaaaaaatttgtaaatgCATTGCAAATTGTAGGTTTCAAGCCTCATTTATCGTACAATGTGGCACtttgttattttaaattaaaagaatatGCTGCATCATTAAAACATATCG CTGATATTATAGAACAAGGAATAAGGGAACATCCAGAATTAGGAGTGGGTATGACAACAGAAGGTATAGAAGTACGCAGTGTTGGAAATACATTAACACTTCATGAAACAGCTTTAACAGAAGCATTTAACTTGAAAGCAGCCATAGAATATCAATTACAAAATT ATGAATCAGCAAAAGAAGCATTAACAGATATGCCTCCTAGATCTGAAGAAGAACTTGATGCTGTCACTTTGCATAATCAGGCTTTAATAAATATGGATACAAAACCAAATGAGGGATTTGAGAAACTTCAGTTTTTACTACAACAAAATCCATTTCCACCTGAAACTTTTGCAAacttattattgttatattgcAAATACCAATATTATGATCTAGCAGCAGATGTTCTTGCTGAAAATGTACACTTGACCTATAAATATTTAACATCA TATTTATATGATTTTTTGGATGCATTAATCACACAACAAACTTCACCAGAAGAAGCATATCGCAAATTTGACGATCTCGGTAACAAACATATGGAAATATTGCGGAAAGCAACAAAAAGAGTTCAGGAAGCACGATTAAATCATGACGATAGCGCTGTTAAAAAAGCTGTTAATGATTACGAGGAAGCTTTAGAAAGATATGTTCCAGTTTTAATGGCACAGGCTAAAATTTACTGGGAACTTGGAAATTATACGCAAGTCGAAAAAATTTTTAGGAAAAGCGTCGAATTTTGCAATGAACATGATATATGGAAATTAAATGTAGCTCACACCCTTTTTATGCAAGAAAATAAGTTTAAAGAAGCAACGGGATTTTATGAGCCAATTGTTAGAAAAAGATATGATAAT ATTTTAGATGTGAGCGCTATAGTACTCGCAAATTTATGTGTAAGTTATATCATGACATCCCAAAATGCGGAAGCTGAAGGATTAatgaaaaagatagaaaaagaagAGCAAGTTGTTTCACGAGAGGATcaagataaaaaattatttcatttatgtaTTGTGAATTTGGTAATCGGAACTTTATATTGTTCTAAAGGAAATTACGAATTCGGGATATCTAGAGTGATGAAAAGTTTGGAACCTTACAATAAAAAGTTAGGAACAGATACTTGGTTTTACGCGAAGAGGTGTTTTCTGTCCCTTTTAGAACAGTTGGCTAAACAATTAGTAGTTTTAAAAGACACTATACTCCAGGAGTGTATACAATTTTTAGAACACTGTGAAG TTTACGGAAGGGACGTGGTAACAATAGTAGAAGAGCCTTTTGATATGCAAGATATGTTTTCTATTACTCCAAATGGAAAGCAAACGGTTGTTTATGAAGCGCGATATTTGAAAGCCCTATTTTTAAAATTACAGatgtcttaa
- the LOC126922047 gene encoding tetratricopeptide repeat protein 30A isoform X3, whose protein sequence is MWSYIHTYTLHRVSSLKIHLKIKEQRYSETIKVLIILLDFYPISRPCLSLLAHCYFYTQDFIASAQCYEKLVQLCPNESIYKLYHAQSLHQACMYQEAWTICSNIINQSNLEFKVKKLQAAIKYGQEDVVTAKNLVDQCPMDDVDTEINLGCLLYKEEQYEQALKKFVNALQIVGFKPHLSYNVALCYFKLKEYAASLKHIADIIEQGIREHPELGVGMTTEGIEVRSVGNTLTLHETALTEAFNLKAAIEYQLQNYESAKEALTDMPPRSEEELDAVTLHNQALINMDTKPNEGFEKLQFLLQQNPFPPETFANLLLLYCKYQYYDLAADVLAENVHLTYKYLTSYLYDFLDALITQQTSPEEAYRKFDDLGNKHMEILRKATKRVQEARLNHDDSAVKKAVNDYEEALERYVPVLMAQAKIYWELGNYTQVEKIFRKSVEFCNEHDIWKLNVAHTLFMQENKFKEATGFYEPIVRKRYDNILDVSAIVLANLCVSYIMTSQNAEAEGLMKKIEKEEQVVSREDQDKKLFHLCIVNLVIGTLYCSKGNYEFGISRVMKSLEPYNKKLGTDTWFYAKRCFLSLLEQLAKQLVVLKDTILQECIQFLEHCEVYGRDVVTIVEEPFDMQDMFSITPNGKQTVVYEARYLKALFLKLQMS, encoded by the exons ATGTGGTCCTATATACATACTTATACTTTGCATCGAGTCTCTTCTTTGAAAATTCATTTAAAA ATTAAAGAACAACGATATTCAGAAACAATAAAAGTTTTGATTATTCTTCTAGATTTTTACCCCATT TCTAGGCCTTGTTTGTCTCTTCTTGCTCACTGTTATTTTTATACACAAGATTTCATAGCTTCTGCACAATGTTATGAAAAATTAGTTCAATTATGTCCTAATGAAAGTATATATAAGTTGTATCATGCTCAATCTTTGCACCAAGCATGTATGTATCAAGAGGCTTGGACAATATGTTCCAACATCATTAACCAAAGTAATTTGGAATTTAAAGTAAAGAAACTACAAGCAGCAATAAAATATGGGCAAGAAGATGTTGTCACTGCGAAAAATCTTGTAGATCAATGTCCAATGGATGATGTTGATACAGAAATTAATTTAGGATGTCTTCTATATAAG GAGGAACAGTATGAACAAGCTctaaaaaaatttgtaaatgCATTGCAAATTGTAGGTTTCAAGCCTCATTTATCGTACAATGTGGCACtttgttattttaaattaaaagaatatGCTGCATCATTAAAACATATCG CTGATATTATAGAACAAGGAATAAGGGAACATCCAGAATTAGGAGTGGGTATGACAACAGAAGGTATAGAAGTACGCAGTGTTGGAAATACATTAACACTTCATGAAACAGCTTTAACAGAAGCATTTAACTTGAAAGCAGCCATAGAATATCAATTACAAAATT ATGAATCAGCAAAAGAAGCATTAACAGATATGCCTCCTAGATCTGAAGAAGAACTTGATGCTGTCACTTTGCATAATCAGGCTTTAATAAATATGGATACAAAACCAAATGAGGGATTTGAGAAACTTCAGTTTTTACTACAACAAAATCCATTTCCACCTGAAACTTTTGCAAacttattattgttatattgcAAATACCAATATTATGATCTAGCAGCAGATGTTCTTGCTGAAAATGTACACTTGACCTATAAATATTTAACATCA TATTTATATGATTTTTTGGATGCATTAATCACACAACAAACTTCACCAGAAGAAGCATATCGCAAATTTGACGATCTCGGTAACAAACATATGGAAATATTGCGGAAAGCAACAAAAAGAGTTCAGGAAGCACGATTAAATCATGACGATAGCGCTGTTAAAAAAGCTGTTAATGATTACGAGGAAGCTTTAGAAAGATATGTTCCAGTTTTAATGGCACAGGCTAAAATTTACTGGGAACTTGGAAATTATACGCAAGTCGAAAAAATTTTTAGGAAAAGCGTCGAATTTTGCAATGAACATGATATATGGAAATTAAATGTAGCTCACACCCTTTTTATGCAAGAAAATAAGTTTAAAGAAGCAACGGGATTTTATGAGCCAATTGTTAGAAAAAGATATGATAAT ATTTTAGATGTGAGCGCTATAGTACTCGCAAATTTATGTGTAAGTTATATCATGACATCCCAAAATGCGGAAGCTGAAGGATTAatgaaaaagatagaaaaagaagAGCAAGTTGTTTCACGAGAGGATcaagataaaaaattatttcatttatgtaTTGTGAATTTGGTAATCGGAACTTTATATTGTTCTAAAGGAAATTACGAATTCGGGATATCTAGAGTGATGAAAAGTTTGGAACCTTACAATAAAAAGTTAGGAACAGATACTTGGTTTTACGCGAAGAGGTGTTTTCTGTCCCTTTTAGAACAGTTGGCTAAACAATTAGTAGTTTTAAAAGACACTATACTCCAGGAGTGTATACAATTTTTAGAACACTGTGAAG TTTACGGAAGGGACGTGGTAACAATAGTAGAAGAGCCTTTTGATATGCAAGATATGTTTTCTATTACTCCAAATGGAAAGCAAACGGTTGTTTATGAAGCGCGATATTTGAAAGCCCTATTTTTAAAATTACAGatgtcttaa
- the LOC126922047 gene encoding tetratricopeptide repeat protein 30A isoform X2 yields the protein MTTFIPNVHIKDGEYTKAIYSMIKEQRYSETIKVLIILLDFYPISRPCLSLLAHCYFYTQDFIASAQCYEKLVQLCPNESIYKLYHAQSLHQACMYQEAWTICSNIINQSNLEFKVKKLQAAIKYGQEDVVTAKNLVDQCPMDDVDTEINLGCLLYKEEQYEQALKKFVNALQIVGFKPHLSYNVALCYFKLKEYAASLKHIADIIEQGIREHPELGVGMTTEGIEVRSVGNTLTLHETALTEAFNLKAAIEYQLQNYESAKEALTDMPPRSEEELDAVTLHNQALINMDTKPNEGFEKLQFLLQQNPFPPETFANLLLLYCKYQYYDLAADVLAENVHLTYKYLTSYLYDFLDALITQQTSPEEAYRKFDDLGNKHMEILRKATKRVQEARLNHDDSAVKKAVNDYEEALERYVPVLMAQAKIYWELGNYTQVEKIFRKSVEFCNEHDIWKLNVAHTLFMQENKFKEATGFYEPIVRKRYDNILDVSAIVLANLCVSYIMTSQNAEAEGLMKKIEKEEQVVSREDQDKKLFHLCIVNLVIGTLYCSKGNYEFGISRVMKSLEPYNKKLGTDTWFYAKRCFLSLLEQLAKQLVVLKDTILQECIQFLEHCEVYGRDVVTIVEEPFDMQDMFSITPNGKQTVVYEARYLKALFLKLQMS from the exons ATGACTACTTTTATACCGAATGTGCATATTAAAGATGGAGAATACACAAAAGCAATTTATTCAATG ATTAAAGAACAACGATATTCAGAAACAATAAAAGTTTTGATTATTCTTCTAGATTTTTACCCCATT TCTAGGCCTTGTTTGTCTCTTCTTGCTCACTGTTATTTTTATACACAAGATTTCATAGCTTCTGCACAATGTTATGAAAAATTAGTTCAATTATGTCCTAATGAAAGTATATATAAGTTGTATCATGCTCAATCTTTGCACCAAGCATGTATGTATCAAGAGGCTTGGACAATATGTTCCAACATCATTAACCAAAGTAATTTGGAATTTAAAGTAAAGAAACTACAAGCAGCAATAAAATATGGGCAAGAAGATGTTGTCACTGCGAAAAATCTTGTAGATCAATGTCCAATGGATGATGTTGATACAGAAATTAATTTAGGATGTCTTCTATATAAG GAGGAACAGTATGAACAAGCTctaaaaaaatttgtaaatgCATTGCAAATTGTAGGTTTCAAGCCTCATTTATCGTACAATGTGGCACtttgttattttaaattaaaagaatatGCTGCATCATTAAAACATATCG CTGATATTATAGAACAAGGAATAAGGGAACATCCAGAATTAGGAGTGGGTATGACAACAGAAGGTATAGAAGTACGCAGTGTTGGAAATACATTAACACTTCATGAAACAGCTTTAACAGAAGCATTTAACTTGAAAGCAGCCATAGAATATCAATTACAAAATT ATGAATCAGCAAAAGAAGCATTAACAGATATGCCTCCTAGATCTGAAGAAGAACTTGATGCTGTCACTTTGCATAATCAGGCTTTAATAAATATGGATACAAAACCAAATGAGGGATTTGAGAAACTTCAGTTTTTACTACAACAAAATCCATTTCCACCTGAAACTTTTGCAAacttattattgttatattgcAAATACCAATATTATGATCTAGCAGCAGATGTTCTTGCTGAAAATGTACACTTGACCTATAAATATTTAACATCA TATTTATATGATTTTTTGGATGCATTAATCACACAACAAACTTCACCAGAAGAAGCATATCGCAAATTTGACGATCTCGGTAACAAACATATGGAAATATTGCGGAAAGCAACAAAAAGAGTTCAGGAAGCACGATTAAATCATGACGATAGCGCTGTTAAAAAAGCTGTTAATGATTACGAGGAAGCTTTAGAAAGATATGTTCCAGTTTTAATGGCACAGGCTAAAATTTACTGGGAACTTGGAAATTATACGCAAGTCGAAAAAATTTTTAGGAAAAGCGTCGAATTTTGCAATGAACATGATATATGGAAATTAAATGTAGCTCACACCCTTTTTATGCAAGAAAATAAGTTTAAAGAAGCAACGGGATTTTATGAGCCAATTGTTAGAAAAAGATATGATAAT ATTTTAGATGTGAGCGCTATAGTACTCGCAAATTTATGTGTAAGTTATATCATGACATCCCAAAATGCGGAAGCTGAAGGATTAatgaaaaagatagaaaaagaagAGCAAGTTGTTTCACGAGAGGATcaagataaaaaattatttcatttatgtaTTGTGAATTTGGTAATCGGAACTTTATATTGTTCTAAAGGAAATTACGAATTCGGGATATCTAGAGTGATGAAAAGTTTGGAACCTTACAATAAAAAGTTAGGAACAGATACTTGGTTTTACGCGAAGAGGTGTTTTCTGTCCCTTTTAGAACAGTTGGCTAAACAATTAGTAGTTTTAAAAGACACTATACTCCAGGAGTGTATACAATTTTTAGAACACTGTGAAG TTTACGGAAGGGACGTGGTAACAATAGTAGAAGAGCCTTTTGATATGCAAGATATGTTTTCTATTACTCCAAATGGAAAGCAAACGGTTGTTTATGAAGCGCGATATTTGAAAGCCCTATTTTTAAAATTACAGatgtcttaa
- the LOC126922073 gene encoding zinc finger CCHC domain-containing protein 17-like, translating into MTTCKLNQIFIGEVASVQNYGAFIRIPGCSYQGLIHKSQVSCAHIDNVGEVLQKGERIWCKVIYIGDDGKIGLSMKYVNQGNGTDLDPNGIQLQRDVQKKKPIEKHDRRTIHLEAIFNTTCMKCGTAGHLSKDCFMSPDGKRYELIPEIEEKQDIIQIQSDISKKDTKHKQKKLKKKKKAKKIKQDALNSDSDEKDVIKKKKKEYFKHQKKKKKKYESSCSDKNSNDSFYSHDVKAHKRKYSESSRKHTKKCKHSKTKYANE; encoded by the exons ATGACTACGTGCaaattaaatcaaatatttattgGAGAAGTTGCATCTGTACAAAATTATGGAGCTTTTATCAGAATTCCAGGTTGTTCCTACCAAGGATTGATACACAAATCACAG GTAAGCTGTGCTCATATCGATAATGTTGGAGAAGTTTTGCAAAAAGGAGAACGTATATGGTGTAAAGTTATTTATATTGGAGATGATGGCAAAATAGGACTATCTATGAAGTATGTAAATCAAGGAAATGGCACAGATTTAGATCCAAATGGAATACAGCTACAAAGAGATGTGCAAAAGAAAAAACCTATAGAAAAACATGATCGTAGAACTATACACTTAGAAGCAATCTTTAACACTACATGTATGAAATGTGGAACTGCTGGTCATTTATCTAAAGACTGTTTTATGAGTCCTGATGGAAAAAGGTATGAATTGATCCCAGAAATTGAAGAAAAACAAGATATTATACAAATACAAAGTGATATAAGTAAAAAAGACACAAAACATaaacaaaagaaattaaaaaagaaaaagaaagcaaaaaaaatCAAACAAGATGCACTTAATAGTGATTCTGATGAAAAAGatgtaattaaaaagaaaaagaaggaatattttaaacaccaaaagaagaaaaagaagaaatatgagAGTTCTTgtagtgataaaaattctaacGATAGTTTTTATAGTCATGATGTGAAAGCTCATAAACGAAAGTATTCAGAAAGTTCAAGAAAACATACTAAAAAGTGTAAACATTCAAAAACTAAATATGCTAATGAATGA
- the LOC126922074 gene encoding 26S proteasome non-ATPase regulatory subunit 9 isoform X1 codes for MVVDMELQEAKDYILQLMKDKDKIESDLKALKEILDISHVGMDDPLVDCEGYPRNDIDVYQVRHVRYKIICLRNDHKTLMKKMEEGLHKLHAVARGQAESSLATTTIVQDNAQLDPFLKVNLVSSGSPAEIAGIQVDDLILEFGSIDCRNFKSLKDIGTLVQNSRYKTVNIKIKRGSIIVALTLIPRPWIGNGLLGCNVIPIESVER; via the exons ATGGTGGTCGACATGGAGTTACAGGAAGCTAAGGATTACATTCTTCAGCTTATGAAAGACAAAGATAAAATTGAATCGGATTTGAAGGCTTTAAAAGAAATCTTAGAtatt AGTCATGTTGGCATGGATGATCCTCTGGTGGACTGCGAAGGATATCCACGAAATGACATTGATGTTTACCAAGTGAGACATGTGAGATATAAGATAATAT GTCTCAGAAATGATCATAAAACATTGATGAAGAAAATGGAAGAAGGTTTGCATAAACTGCATGCTGTAGCACGAGGTCAAGCAGAAAGTTCTCTTGCAACTACAACTATTGTTCAAGATAATGCACAATTGGATCCTTTCTTGAAAGTGAATTTAGTATCCTCAGGTTCTCCAGCAGAAATAGcg GGAATCCAAGTTGATGATCTCATCTTAGAATTTGGTTCCATTGATTGCCGGAATTTTAAATCGTTAAAAGATATTGGAACTTTGGTACAAAATAGCAGATATAAGacagtaaatataaaaatcaaacGTGGGTCTATTATTGTAGCCCTGACTTTAATTCCACGTCCTTGGATTGGTAATGGTCTTTTGGGTTGCAATGTAATACCTATAGAGTCAGTTGAAAGATAA